AAGCCTGCCGATCACCATGATGGTCAAGGAGGCGGTCAATGCCGCCTATGAGACCACCCTGGCCCAGGGTGTCCGATTCGAGCGCCGGCTTTTCCAGGCGAGTTTCGCCACCGACGACCAGAAGGAAGGCATGAACGCCTTCATCGAAAAGCGTCAGCCCAGTTTCACCGACCGCTGAGGCGGCGCCGAAGTCGCGGGCAAGCGTTTTCCTTGACGGATGGACAGGTCCATCCTATAAAGCCGCCCTTCCGCGCGCTCTGGCTGTCCGGGCCGGAACGCGGCGGAACCCTTTTTCTTGAGATGTCGAGCAGGGACCCTCCATGGCCAACCATAAGTCGGCGAAGAAGCGCATTCTGCGCAACGCCAGCCGCTCCGAGATCAACCACGCCCGCATCGGCCGTATCCGTACCTTCGTCAAGAAGGTCGAAGCGGCGATCGCCAGCGGTGACAAGGATGCCGCCAAGGCGGCTTTCCAGATCGCCATGCCGGAAGTGCAGCGCGGCGTGACCAAGGGCGTTCTTCACCAGAACACCGCTTCGCGCAAGATCTCCCGGCTGTCGGCCCGGATCAAGGCGATCGGCGCCTAAGTGGCGCCGTCCTGCTCCGCTTCGGCGGAGCGGGATGATGAAGCGATAAGGCCCCCTCCCGGGGGCCGATAAGCGACATGACCCCTTTCGGGGGTGGCGCCTTCTTTGGCATGGCTTCGTGAAACCGGGGCCGGTCAGCTTTGGCGATTACGAATGGAAGAGCGCCGTCGGCACGCTTGGGGCA
The DNA window shown above is from Rhodospirillum rubrum ATCC 11170 and carries:
- the rpsT gene encoding 30S ribosomal protein S20 is translated as MANHKSAKKRILRNASRSEINHARIGRIRTFVKKVEAAIASGDKDAAKAAFQIAMPEVQRGVTKGVLHQNTASRKISRLSARIKAIGA